The Mytilus galloprovincialis chromosome 2, xbMytGall1.hap1.1, whole genome shotgun sequence genome has a window encoding:
- the LOC143064426 gene encoding uncharacterized protein LOC143064426, translated as MPCKSISDLEKEIEELEKLEVAGLLEEGNEDDSSDLDEGSENDEYDLEKQKKKKHKNEAKEGSPEQKTPKKRGPKKKKMTKARLAKLRLRRMKANTRERNRMHGLNDALDILREHVPCYSKTQKLSKIETLRLARNYISALAEILKTGQKPDSISFAKSLSKGLSQNTMNLVAGCLQLNPRTLLPESAFGKPYQFYYNNSFDYPNSPNGNNISFSNSFPICSQNGQYPQIPNDLDDGQPLSHYPLSPVHNSIVPSQGVSQPICFDNMRNTSPLQAQTANASLQYEAVTSSYYMRCDNVIDNFSCNMSRAALPTTQQSSFNSTAVPECNSYVLLDDIPDIVMDTNSHMTNTSSNIFI; from the coding sequence atGCCTTGTAAGTCCATATCAGATTTAGAGAAAGAGATAGAGGAACTCGAAAAGCTTGAAGTTGCAGGTTTGCTAGAGGAAGGTAACGAGGATGATTCGTCTGATTTAGATGAAGGAAGCGAAAATGACGAATATGACCtcgaaaagcaaaagaaaaagaagcaTAAAAACGAAGCAAAGGAAGGAAGTCCCGAGCAGAAAACACCAAAGAAAAGGGgaccaaaaaagaaaaagatgacaAAAGCAAGATTGGCAAAGCTACGTCTGAGAAGAATGAAGGCAAACACACGTGAAAGAAACAGGATGCACGGACTGAATGATGCTCTTGATATTTTACGTGAGCATGTGCCATgttactcaaaaactcaaaaactatcaaaaatagAAACTCTCCGACTTGCCAGAAATTACATAAGTGCCTTAGCTGAAATTCTAAAAACAGGACAAAAACCGGACAGTATTTCTTTTGCCAAATCGTTATCGAAAGGTTTATCACAAAATACGATGAATTTAGTTGCTGGTTGTCTACAACTTAACCCGAGGACACTATTACCAGAGTCTGCCTTTGGAAAACCATACCAATTTTACTATAACAATTCCTTCGATTATCCTAATTCTCCAAATGGCAACAACATTTCGTTTTCGAATTCATTTCCGATTTGTTCTCAGAACGGACAATATCCACAAATTCCAAACGACCTTGACGATGGTCAACCGTTGTCTCATTATCCGTTGTCACCAGTCCACAATTCAATTGTTCCGTCACAAGGCGTTTCGCAACCAATTTGTTTTGATAACATGCGAAATACTAGTCCATTGCAAGCCCAAACAGCAAACGCATCTCTTCAGTACGAGGCTGTTACATCTTCATACTACATGCGCTGTGATAATGTAATAGACAATTTCAGTTGTAATATGTCTCGTGCTGCTCTCCCAACAACACAACAATCATCTTTCAATTCTACTGCTGTCCCAGAATGCAATTCGTACGTCCTCTTGGATGATATACCAGATATCGTAATGGATACAAACAGTCACATGACAAATACATCGTCCAATATTTTCATCTAA